In Engraulis encrasicolus isolate BLACKSEA-1 chromosome 2, IST_EnEncr_1.0, whole genome shotgun sequence, the sequence tgccataactagaaaacggttgtgaatacaggagaaaggtaaaagcctattatttaactcaaggggaggtgtaaaataagcttatttccaaaaatgggacagtatcactttaagacagaAAATAGCACGTATAAAATAGCACAATATACGTACAGCGTGCATTGAGATGTATTACAGGGGGGTCTGTAACATTTACTCCGAAGGGAGTGTTACACTTCCCTGTACAGGACATTACTGCAGAATGGTGGTATGAAACATTgtttcaacaaattgaaattgGATTAGAAGACGTGTTTCCCCTCGCCCTTCTACTAGGTTCCTGCCATACAGTGTAAATGTTAAAGACCATACAATGTAAATGTTATAATACATCTCAATCTCAGTGCACGCTAAACATATATTTTGGTCATTGGTAATAGTGCCCGTTATCTGCACATTGCAAGGAGGGTGGACTTTAGCACTGAATAGCTGATAAGATATGCTACGAGTGTCTCACCAAAGTCTTCTTTCCATACACAGCTAGGGTCATCTTTActttaggtctacacatagctCATGCCACAATCAGCACATCTCCCTTCCAACAACATGCAGTCACTGTTGATGACTGCCTTGGATCcctatcacagtgtgtgtgtttactggtaATTAAGTTATGATAGTAATGAATTTAGTTATAAATCCAACCtcccaactccctctctcttttcagaGCCTGGGCACAGTGTACAGTAGTAACCATgtataaatgtactgtatatgacaatGTATGAACAACATGAATGCATGGGAATACGTACACTGCAGCATGTAAGAATGTGAGTTTGAGGGTTTGAGTGAgaacatgtatgtatgtactgtatatacagtatactatatgtacggtatgtatgtatgtatatatgtatgtttgtttgtatatatgtatgcacttatgtacagtatgtattcatATATATGTCCACTGTTAGACTCTCCATCGTTTGAACCCCATAATCATGCTGCAAGCGTAGCACATGGTCACTATGAAGGCGAATACCTGTAAGAGAAGAACAGAGCAGTTATTATGCTGTCTGGAGAAAAGGAAAATACAAGTGTAAAAaaattgtaaagcaaaataatattttcaatatatacacacacacacagtacatacacatacaaaacaaaGACTCCAAATGATTGAATTAATATCATTCCTAATTGTGCACGGTCCATCGGCTGCCTGATgtagtgtatatactgtactgcatGCATGAAATGTTTGGGCGAAATGAAATATCACCAAGCAAGCATATAACGTAATACACAAGAAATGTTTTGCTGTGGCGGCGAGTGAGTAAGGGATCCTTCTGAGGTGGGGCCAGCCCGCAAACAGTATACAGTAGCAGCTTGGCTGGGACTGACGCCGCAGTTAACTCATAGACAGCAGGCCTATGCAGTCAAAAACTCagagtcaattcaacacttagagagtactctgggtccAAATACATTCTAGAAAAATGTTAAATCAGCTtcctaagtgctgaattaacactgcattttttactgtgtgtagaGACACCAGCcgaggccagcccagcccagcccaggtctgtctgtctctgttgccCAGCCGTAGTGTCAGCACTCGGGGAGGAAGGTAGTGTAGGGAGGGGTCTGTCACAACAACGCATCCACTGTCTGAGCCACAGCCACTCCGCCAGCCAGCCGAGCCATTCCCACAGTACTGGAGTCCCGTGTTTGGTCGAGACGGGCTGCCCAAACCCGAGCCTTCATCCCTAAGGGCACTTTGTTTCAGAGGTGTATGATGTAGAAGGAGAAGTGCTGTTacgggtgtaattacaacacaagttTGATATTACATACCGGTAGTTGCAACCATGTATtatcatactactggtgttgtaattacataggTAAGAGTACTTCTTCTTCAACTttgtacattattacattacattgcattgcatatggcaGACTTACAATCGAGGAATATACATCAAAGcttctatactgccctacaaaggcaaagtgcagtaactattccaacattgaaactgagaaaagggccttcaaagtattggtattaaaGTTGaatattgcagttactgcaaatctgacatcgcaatatctctaaaacggtaCATTTTTTTTACCATATGGCTTCGTCACGATAAAGTAAGTATTATAAAtctgaccattttcagtctaaactcaattctgacaaaatatgtagttactgcactttgtctttgtagggcagtatagtgtgtTGTAATCGgggctctaaataaacaccagcaaatcggccaaatgctgataaaatttcaatttggctggtggaaaagaccaacttaccagccactttgacccgttGGTgaatgtgtttggctggtaagatcagCATTTAGGCACTAACCGTTTTGGCCGGGGATGTCAAAGCGTTaacttagagccctggttgtaatggcttggtagcccAGCTCGACGGGTCACGGGCTCTACTCTGATGTTAGAGCAGCGCGGCCCCGCAGGAGCTGGTAGCCTGGGCTCTGAATAAGGTGTGTTTATTCTTCCTGACGGCTGGCGCGCCCACCGCTGCTGCCAAAGGCTGCTCCTCACACTAAACCATCAGAAAACTCACACTAAATCATCAAATCCGTGTCACGGCTGGCAGCgagaaaacaaaacacagcacCAGACAGGCGTCCTCCACTCATGCTGTCACGAGGAAAGACTGCTGCTCGTTTACATCAGGCTGTGAGCGTACTGTAGACGCACTATTGACTAATGTGTAATtataataatgaataatttgCCTAAACCGCAACCCTCTTTTCCATGGCCACCTTTGACACTTCGAGACTTTCATCCTGCAtgttcaatttcagttcactgttAACGCCAACCGCACAGCGACAGACAAGAGTCGTGAATACTTGAAGACCGTGTCAATCAAGGTCACCGGTTGACAATGCAGAATGTCCTTTTCAAATCCCCTCATGACACCCTGAACAAAGAGCATGCCTCTGTCTCCAGCCTCCTGACCACTCGCTCCTCTCGAGTGGTGTTTTCACAATGCTCTTCTCCGCTTTCCTGGCCCTCCCGCTAACATCTTGACCACACTTGAACTATTCCTTCTTTACTTTGACAAGAGCGAAGCCACATTCACACGTACTGTAACAGCTTGCTGTGTGTAGAGCTatgctgtggtgcagtgtgatGGCTCTGAGGGTGAGTAATGTGACTATCTGttgcactaatgcttgagctgccacAGTCCCAGGCAAGACTCTAtgacagtggtggggaacctttttcattcgaggggccacttcaaattcatccgagggccgtactatgaaaaacaaaccaggatttccccctgcactttaagccAATATATAATAGGCAAATTATAATGCATAATAAGCTATATGtatagttataactgttgatgcattgttgatgcaTTGGGACTAATTatatgatgcacattataattcattataaatacgctcattatgcactatagaatgggctttaagtaaagtgtaacAGAAGCAAATGTCTCGTGTCTAACAATGTGTTAAGACACAACCCCTGTTAtaagtttgctgttaccagaatggcaatgaccatgtcgtAATGTACGTATTACTAAATACTCTGTGTGGTGACATAGTGGTAGTAAAGTTAACAGCGCACATTGAGGAGCACCAAATAAATACTACTTACTGAGGCTGCCACGTTGATGCTGTACTGCTGGGAACTCATGAAAGTGAGAATGTTGCCACTTGGGATGTCCAGACACACATTGGTGTTGGAGGTGGGGAGGGCCACAGAGGCAGACGTAGTGGCAGCCTCCAACAGGAAGGCACCAAAGTAGAAAAGCAACGCTATGAAATGGTAGAACAtgtcctgcaacacacacacacacacaacaaaaccttTTTTTATCATTTACTTTTCACTTATAATAATAGTAGGCCCTATCTGTACTTGTCCAGTACAGTTTATACAAGCCAGTGAGCTCAGAATGCTGCAAGACTGTCTGTGACAGGAACACATACAGAGAGGTGCCGATATTCACAGACAAAAAGCTTGCAGCGCACTAAGACACTAATTGGAACTGAGAGAGTGCTATTGCTGGAGAGAGGTATGCACAGAAGGTGAGCCATGTAATTCTCTGAAGGCATATTTAACTTGTTTTGGGAATTAAATGAAAATATTGCCCTGCCCTCAGTAACCTACAGTACATGGCTTGTTTTGAATGTCTTACAGTATGGGTTTTTCATCTGGTGTTTTGGAGCCAGTGGTGCTGATGCAACTCCCCGCCGGTTGCCAGAGCTACTTAAAAATAAAGTCCTAGGGAGCATGCTCTATTTGGGTGAGAAAACTCTATGTTCATTTATCATGATCATAAAACAGACGTGACTCAGTCGCCAGCagcagtgccagtgccagtgctgCGCTGCGGAGAGAAAAAGACTTAGAAGCTGGCACATCTTTCAAACAGTGAAAATGGGTTTTCAAGTAACCCACCAGAGAGACCCGCTCAGTAAAGATGTGGGTGCGGTGATGTCCTCAGTTCCAATAGGCCACACATGGTTTACATTAAGATTTGgtgctattttttatttttatttttttgtgtaataGATTTAAAACATTCTAAGCTATAAATAGTGTCAAGATGCAGATGCTACTCAGACTTTCAAATGCAGACGTTGAAAATAGGACAACAACTACTGTACATTGCTTGCTTGGGAATATGTAGAATTGGCAGAATTGATATGACAAAGAAGGCCATCAGAGTAAATAGGtttttaaataaatatacatGTTGAAGAAATACCAATGCTGTAGCCTATATAACTTACACTTGAGGCCTCaaaaatgacacttcatgatggTGTTAAATCTATAGATAGGCTACAAGAGTTGCTGTTCCACTGCTTTGAAGGTTACCCAAGGACAGATTCTTACAGACTTAGGAGCCAAAATACTTCTGTATGTACCATCTATTCCAGGCACCACGGCAGTATCACAGTGGCATCGAGTTGCTTACCTGGGCCACATTGATGATGTAGCTTCTCAGATGACGTATGCCGGTCGACAGGTTGACAAAACAAAATGGGCTAGGCCCAGGGCAAAAACACTGACACTGTCACGGTCACTGTCTTAATAATAGCTGTTGTGTGGGAAAATGTTTTTACGTACCAGGAAATTCCAGTTAGTGTTGATTTTGTCAGCCAAACCCAGCAGTAACAATAGTAGATAGGCCGTGGAACAGCAGAACATGGTCAACGACACAAACATCACCCACCCTTGCAGGAGAGGAACAGGTACGTTGGATGACGCCACTAAGATCCATACTAGACCGCCAAATACCTGAAGAAAGCATCAATACAATACCTATTGAATTACTAACTTGCGCGTAATGATGTCTGGAGACACACGCAGTCCTTTGCGCTTTAAAGAAAACCGCAGTTGACGATATGCCAAGGTCGACACAGTGACATGATTTGTAATATCTGTTTCAACATTATTAAAAGTCTTCTGTTAATGGGCCTTACATATACTTCGTCAGCAGAACAGAAAACGAACTGCCCAGATTAGGCTACCATGCTCAATTCTAGTCTCGAGCGTTAACGTTCACCTTCAGGGCAGGAGGCCGTTTCCCGTTATACCATGACGTCCTGTACATTACTACTACACACTCATTACACTCTACGCTTTACATAGCAAGCACGCTTTAGGCTACAGTATACTACTGGCTAGAATTATAAAAGGCTTCTCCCTAGCCGTGCCCTCATTTCTAGACCAAGTAGCTCAGTAAAATAACGCACAGCAGCACTTACTATTTCTAAGCATATCAGGGCACCGGAGTATGTCCTCAATACATCAGGTCCCTGAGGTAACGAAATGGTAGCCGCTGGGAAAGAGGTAGCAGCTGGATTCGTCGCCGGGTCCGCCATCCTTCCGTTTAGATAACCTCAACAAAGGACTAAAAGGATAAAATCTGGCGGCGTCATATGTCACAAACAGGTTGGACAGGTGTTGGCTGCGGCCACTCCCATCGATTTTCTCTGCCCCAGCCTACCTAACTTCACGGTGGGGTAGACACCTGTTCCACGTCGAAGTTGAACTTCGGAAACAACTGTGTTTGGATGTTAAAGTAGGCCGGGTTTCTTG encodes:
- the mal2 gene encoding protein MAL2, with protein sequence MADPATNPAATSFPAATISLPQGPDVLRTYSGALICLEIVFGGLVWILVASSNVPVPLLQGWVMFVSLTMFCCSTAYLLLLLLGLADKINTNWNFLDMFYHFIALLFYFGAFLLEAATTSASVALPTSNTNVCLDIPSGNILTFMSSQQYSINVAASVFAFIVTMCYACSMIMGFKRWRV